From Bos javanicus breed banteng chromosome 5, ARS-OSU_banteng_1.0, whole genome shotgun sequence, the proteins below share one genomic window:
- the LOC133248820 gene encoding olfactory receptor 8S1-like: MTLGNHTIVTQFLLLGLSTDPHIQALLFVLFLEIYLLTLMGNLMMLLVIRADSHLHMPMFFFLSHLSLLDLCLSSVTVPKMLKDLLSETKTISLRGCLAQGFFVLITAGTECFLLSAMAYDRYAAICHPLLYGQMMKKQLCVQLVWGSWGLASLNAFINTLLAANLDFCENHTISHYSCEVPSLFPLSCSDVSINLIVLLCSSLMHGFGTLLPIVFSYAHIVSTILSISSTSGRSKTFSTCSSHLTAVSFFFGSGFLRYLMPTSGSPLELIFSVQYGVVTPMVNPLIYSLRNKEVKAAVRRTLGKYM; the protein is encoded by the coding sequence ATGACTTTGGGGAACCACACCATCGTCACTCAATTCCTCCTCCTCGGGCTGTCTACTGACCCACACATCCAGGCTCTGCTCTTTGTGTTGTTCCTAGAGATTTACCTCCTGACACTAATGGGGAACCTGATGATGCTACTGGTGATCAGGGCTGATTCTCACCTTCACATGCCCATGTTCTTCTTTCTGAGTCATCTCTCTCTCCTGGATCTTTGTTTATCTTCAGTCACTGTGCCCAAGATGCTGAAGGACCTCCTGTCTGAGACAAAAACCATCTCACTAAGGGGCTGCCTGGCTCAAGGCTTCTTTGTGCTTATTACTGCTGGAACTGAGTGCTTTCTGCTCTCAgcaatggcctatgaccgctatgccGCTATCTGCCACCCTCTACTCTATGGACAAATGATGAAGAAACAGTTGTGTGTACAGCTTGTATGGGGCTCATGGGGTTTGGCTTCTTTGAACGCATTTATTAACACCCTTCTAGCTGCCAACCTGGACTTCTGTGAGAACCATACCATTAGCCACTACAGCTGTGAGGtaccctctctcttccctctgtccTGCTCTGATGTCTCCATCAACCTCATAGTCCTGCTGTGTTCCAGCCTGATGCATGGATTTGGGACCCTCCTCCCAATAGTCTTTTCCTATGCTCATATTGTCTCCACTATTCTgagcatcagctccacctcaggccGAAGCAAGACCTTCTCTACCTGCTCGTCCCACCTCACTGCAGTGAGCTTCTTCTTTGGCTCTGGGTTTCTCCGCTATCTCATGCCAACTTCAGGATCCCCTCTGGAGTTGATCTTCTCTGTGCAGTATGGTGTGGTCACTCCCATGGTGAATCCTCtcatctacagcctgaggaacaagGAAGTAAAGGCAGCTGTGAGAAGAACACTGGGAAAATATATGTGA